The DNA region GAGGATGGTCTCTCTTGGCAGGATCGGTTTGCCTACCTTCAAGAACGACAACAACAAACCGCCGATGCCGATCAACCCGCCGCCGATGCTGACGAGCGAGAACAGCGGAGGCGCGTTCCCCTGAATGGACAAGATGATGGGAAGCAGGAAAATCGTCATGCCCGCGATGCCGTGCGTGACCGCGAGGACGAAAACGGGGAACTTGTTCTGCATGGGGATCGAGCGGGTCAACGCCACGGCGAGGAAACCGACGATGGTGAAGATCAGGTACGAGGTCCGGAACGAGGCGATATATTGCCAGACGATTCCCAGTGAAAGCGCAAGCGGGATGACGGTCGAGACGATGACCACGATGGGCGAATCCAGCACGTCGAATCCGAGGATGAACATCAACAGGACTGCGACGAGTAAAACGCCGAAACCGACAGTGAAAGCGATGATGGGCAGTGTATCGAGATCGTCAATGCCGACCGCAACCTGATACGAGGTGAGGATTGTTGTGAGGAGCAGGAGGACGCGGTCAAGGGGGGAGAGTTTCATCACATCACTTCGATCACAACCAGAATCATCGCGGCAAGCATGTAAATGGACGCGTACTTGAACAAACCGAAGTTGACGCGCTCGGACGGATTGAACGTGACCGTTACCGCCAGCATCAGCAAACCTGCGGAGAGCACGCCGAGCAATCGCAGGAAGCCCCACGCCATGCCGATGCCATAGCCCGCCGCGACCATCGCCGCGGCCGCCAGCACGGACGAGACCGCGATGGTGATGCGGGTGACCGTCAGCCCGTAGGTGGAGGGGAAGGTCGGCACGCAGGCGTCGGCGTAGTCTTTGGCGAATTTCATGCTGAAGGTGAGCGTATGGGTGGGAATCCAGAACAGGATGCCGAGCGCGAGCGTGACACCGATCCAATCGATCGCGCCGAGACCGAGCGCGCGCCCCGCGAGAATGGGCATCGCGCCCGAGATGCCGCCCCAAACGATGCTCCACGCGGTGCGGCGTTTGAGCCACATGCTGTACACGACCACGTCGAAGAACAGACCTGCGAAGACGATGAGACCGTACAACGCGTCCATCGCCACCGCCCAGCCGACGCCGATGACCGAAAGGATCAAACCGACGCGCAGGACTTCGTTTTCCTCCACCAGCCCCTTCGATGTGGCGCGCTTTTGCGTGCGTCCCATCTTGGCATCAATGTCACGGTCCCACCACATGTTGAGGACGGTACTTCCCGCGATCGCAAGGAAGAGACTACCCGCCAATGCAAGGATCGTGCCAATATTGAACACAGGACAACGCGCGCTCATATAGCCTGCCAGACCCGTTGCAAGCAGCAAACCCGATTGCGACGGTTTGGTCAATGCCCAATAGTGGGCGATTTTCGATTGAGCGGCGTTGGTCATGATAACTCCTAAGGCGATGTTTGATATTCGTTATTCAGTGAGCAGACATTTTAACCGAATATCGAATCTCGGCAAATTTACCGCGCACAGCGGAACCCGACCTGCGGGCTGTAATGCTGGGGTCCCGCGCTGTTGAATTTCCACACGCGCAGGTCCACTTCGTACGAGTAGAAGCTTCCGCCGCGCATGTGACGGTAGTGCTGTTTGGGATAGTCATCGCCTGTCCACTGCCAGACGTTGCCCGCCATGTCGTACAGTCCATAAGGCGAAGCGGAATCCAGCGTGGTGTAACTTCCTTCTGGGAGCGTGTATGTGTTTCCGTTGTAAAAACCGACCGGTGTGGTATTGCCCAGTTTGCCGAACATCTTCACGAACAGGTCGAACGACGAATAATAGTTGGCATTGTTGCGCTCGATGTGCGTGCCCCACGGGAAGGGCAGTCCGTGCCCATCCACCAGCTCCGTGCCGCGCGCGGCTTTCTCCCATTCGATCTCGCTCGGCAGTCGCCAGCCGTAGAATTCACAGTACGCGTTCGCGCCGAACCACGTCATCATCGTAACGGGATGGTTGCTGTATTCATGGATCGCGCGGAAGGTCTGACCATCGAACGTGATGCGCACGCCGTCCGCTTCGGTGGGGAAGAAGAGTTTGTCGCCGGGCTTGATCTCCTCCTCGTGCTTGTACCCATCGTAGGGATCGCCTGGATAAAAACCGTGCGCTCCAAACTCCGCCCAAACCTGCTCGCCAGTCTCAACCTCCACCTCGCCGACAGTGATCGCGCCTGCCGCGGACGCTTCGTTCAGGAAGCGTGCGTACTGCTCGTTGGTGACAGTTGTGACCATCATCTCGTAATCGTAATCCACGTCTGTGATGAGGTCGTGCTGTCCATAGGGAAAACTTCCAGCGGGGATCAATGCCCAGGATTCGGGATCAATTCCCGTGTCAATGTAGGGAGGCGTGATGGCGGCGACGCTCGGCGCGGAGGCGCAGGATGAAATCAGAATCAATGTCATTGCGAGGGCGATAATCCGAAGCAAACTCCTGTTAGAGGAAGGGGGCTGCTTCGCAAAAAACGCTCGCAGCGACATGAGTTTGTTTTTCATTTCTCCACCTCCTTGAGAGTCTCCTCGAGTTCTTTGAGTTTGCGTTTCTGCTCCTGAATTTCGGTTTCCGCTGACTTCTTGAGTTCCGATTTATATTCCTGTGTCCACCAGCCTTTTGCCTTGAACAGGTCTATCAGACGCCAGACCATGAAAATCGCCAGCACGACCAACACTGTCGCAAGACCGATATCGGTCAACAGCATTGTCCAGTTGACGATGTTCTGCTGTTCGGCTTCGGTCGCGAACAGACGCTTCATCGAGAAGATCGTGACGGAGGCAAAGGCGAGGTTGGACATGATGATGATCGTCCAGCCGAACCATTTGCGGGCTTTACCCTTCAGCCCCGAAAGATCGGCAAAGTAGAACAGTATAATGGTGGCGATCAGGCTGGCGAGGATGTGCCAGTGTCCCGTCAGGATGATGCGTTCCTCACGATGAGGCCAGACGCGGAAGATCTCGGTCAGTTTGACCGCCATGAAGATGCCCACGCCGCTGACGGTGAAATTCATGAATACCATCTGCCAGCCCGGACCGAACTTGATCGGGTCGCGGAGCAACGCTTTGATCTTCTGCCCGAAGGTCGGCTTTTCGATGCCCGCCGTGCCTTCGCGGATGAGCATCCCCCATGAGTAGATGACGAAGAACAACGCCGCCAGCATGACGAAGACCGAGCCGACGTAGATGATGGTGTGCGCCGCCTCCACCCATACCACCGAGAGCGCACCTGCTGTGATGATGACTGTTCCCAAGATCATCAATGGCATGGCGATGCGGTGCAAGGTGCCTTGGAACTTCAGCCAACGCCCTACGATGAGCGTGATGGCAATGGCGATCAGGGTCAACATGATGTGCAGGTGACCGATGATGGCTTTTTGCAGATAGGTCTTGAACGGGTTGCGGATCAGGTCTTCCGCGAGGAAGGTCTCGTGACCGTTGCTCCAGTACGAGCCGGAGACCGCCCCGAAGGCGGCGGAAAGCAGTGTGGATACTGCCATCACGAAGAAAGCGACGCGCTCAAGGTCGAGTCCGCTTTTGGTGCGGGCGAAGGGCGAGTCTGTAGGCAGGCGGTATTCCTTCTTCCACGGAGCGAGCGCGACCGCAAGTAGGATGCCCGCGAAAAACACCAGCGACTGTCCGAGCAGGAATAAGCCGTGAAAGGCGAAATTGCGTCCCCAGTAGGCGAACGCCATGCCAAAGATGACCGAGATCAGATAGCCGACAGTGATCGTGCCATTGATCATCGTCTGCTCGTGGCGCTTCATTGGGACGAGTTCGGTGATGAAATATACCTCGATGGCGACGATGGTCATGGCGATGGTGTGGTACAGCATGATGATGCGGCCTTCGCGCGCCGCCGGGACCAGTTCCATTTTCAGCAGGCGCACGACCACATCGCGGATGCCCCATTCCACCATCGGACCGGAAAGCGTGCCGAAGATGGCAGTGATGAGCGAAACCACCGCGATGGCGACCAGCGTCAGCCCGCGCGTGGAGCGGAAGAGATAATCAAAACGGTCTTTGAGAAACTGCATATCCATTCCTCCAAAATCAACCGCCGACCCCTGACCGCTGACAGAGCCTGTCAACCGTCCGCGGTCGGCGGTAAGTATTAACACCTTGTACTATTTTCAGGAGGGTGCATCCTGTCGGCAAAGGAGCAGGATGTCAGAATTATCGATACCCCTCCTGTTCGTGAATTATCGCATAGGTTATGTAATAAATATTGTGACTTAAGTCACACATATTTATCGCAGTTTGTTCTCTTTGAAGAGCAAGCTTGCTGGAGTTAAAGGTTCTCGTCCCGCCGTAATAAATCCTCGGCTGTTTCCCTGCGTTGGATCAGGTTGACATTCCCCTCTTCTACCATCAAAACCGCCGGTCTGCGCGCACCGTTGTAATTGGATGACATGCTCAAGTGATATGCCCCCGACACAGGGATCGCGATCAATTCCCTTTCTTTGACGTTCGGCATGGATAGATCTTCAATGACGATATCCCCCGACTCACAAAACGGACCCGCAATGGAGACGATTTCGCTTCTTTCCCTCCCGACGCCTGACACCGGCAAACAGGAATATCTCGCCCCGTACATCGCGTAGCGTGGATTGTCCGCCATGCCGCCGTCAACGAGCAACCAGGTCTTGTTCCCGCGCCTCTTCACCGCACCGACGCGATAGATCGCTACTCCTGCCCGCGCGATGAGACTTCTTCCCGGCTCGAGATGCAGATGGGGCAGGTCAAGTCCGCGTGACTGACAGCCTTCGATCACCGCTTCCGCGATTCCGCGCACATAGGTTTCAATGGACGGATTTGGCAATTCATCCTCGTGATAAGCCACACCCCAACCTCCGCCGGGACAAAAATGCCATTCGCCTGTAAAACCGATTTCCTTTATAAGATCCAATGCCGTTTCGATGGCGGGGATGAGCGGCTCCGGGTCGCGGAAATTCGAGCCTTGATGGAAATGAATGCCATTCAATGGCAAATCATGTTCCCTACAATACTTTGCGGCTTCGATTATTTCATCGCGCGTCATACCGAATTTGCTGTTGTGTTGACCGGTCTGTGTGTGGGCGTGGTGAGTTGAAACAGCAATGCCGGGCAGGAGTCGCAGCCAGATGTTTATGTCACTCTGAGCGGAGCGAAGAATGACATGAAGCCGATTAAGTTCCGTCAAATTATCGACAACGATTGTCCCCGCATATTCAATTGCGGATTTCAGGTCGTCGAGCGATTTATTTACCCCATGAACCAGAATATTTTCGCGCGGCACACCGCCAGCGACGGCAATTGCGATCTCGCCTTCACCAGTACAATCCACTATCAACTTGTGGGTTTTCGTCCATTCGGCGATGGCTTTGCACAGGAAAGCTTTGCCTGCGTAGGTGATACGCGAAGATGCAGGGTAGTGGGCGGATAACGCGTCCGTGTAGGATTTGGTGGAGAAGTCCAGGGTGGAGCGGTCATATAAATATAACGGAGTCAGGTACCGGTCCGCGAGAGAGGCGAGATCATGTCCCGCAATGGTCAGAGAATCGTTTTCGATTTTCGTCGAAATGGGGAAGATGTCAATTCGGTCCATTTTCAAGATCGCCGGCAAGTTGAATTCGATTCTTTCCGAGGTGTTTTGATCGAAGCGCGGCGTTATCGGCGGCGACAAGAAGCTGCTGCTGGTTGGACGCATCCTGTGGGAAGGTGGCGATGCCCATGCTGAGCGTGTAGCCCGGCACGCCGGTTCCGGATGGTGATGGCGGAGCGCCCGCTTGTGCCGCCTGATATAAACGTTCTGCGAACGCCTGCGCATTTTTTGAGTCGGTATTGGAAAGGATGACGGCAAACTCGTCGCCTCCGTAGCGTGCGGCGACATCGTATTTGCGCAGGTTCTTTTGCACGATCTCTCCAACCGCTTTCAGGCGCGAGTCGCCGGCGGGATGTCCCCACGTATCGTTGTATTCCTTAAAGGAATCGATGTCGAAAATGATGAGGGAGAGGTTGCCGCCTGTTCGCTGGGCGCGTTCGATCTCGGATGCAAGGGATTGTTCGAATACGTGGCGGTTTGCCAGACCCGTCACGGCATCGGTGGTTGCCAGTTTTTTGATCTGAGCATGCAGTCTGGCATTATCGATTGCGAGTGCAATTGGACCGGCGATGGTTGCAAGCAGATTGACGTCTGTTTCGGTTAATGGACGGGAAGAGTTGGCTTCCACGTTCAATGTTCCAAGAACGGTGTTCTCTTTCATGAGCGGGATGCAGATCTCACTGGTGATGCTCTCGTCCGATTTCAGGAAGATGGTTTCCTTCGTCGTATCCTCGATGAACTGGATCGTTTTTGTTCGGACGGCTTTCCCGTTAACTCCCTGACTGACGTGGATCTTTGATATGGTGTTTTCGGTGGGATACCCGACCTCGGCAACAAGCTGCAGGTATTCTGTCTCCAGCAGATAGATGCTGATGTGGGTGTAGCCGAATGCATCCCTTAATCCGCTCATGACCAGATTTGCAACAGTTTCCATATCCAGCGAGGATGCAATGCTTTTGGAGATATCCTGTATGACGGAAAGAATGTGCAAATTTTCCTGTGCTTCAGCGTGCAGGGATGCCCGCTGAAGGGATTCGGATATCTGACTGGATAGTGTCTCCATGGTTTTGATATCGAGCACATCGAACGCATGCGGTTCGAGGCTTTCCACATAAAGAACACCGAAGAGTTTTTCCTGTTTCCAGATCGGCGTGCAGATGGCGGCGCCAAAATGCTGTTCATTGGAGAAGTAGTAAGGGTCATTTGCCACGTTTTCGGCGATGTAGGTTTTTTGTATCATGGCGGTATGACCGATGATGCCTTCCCCCAATTTCTGGCGGTATCCCGGCTGGTATCCAAAATCCTCCGTCCCTGCAATGACAGCGACTTCGAGCATATCATCCGGAGTCAGAACCGAAATGGCTGCTTCGGGATAGCGAAAGCGCTGGATGATCGCATCCACTGCGCGCTGAAGGATTTCTTTTTCGTCGAAACTGTTGGCTACGATCCTGCCGGTTTCCTCGAGCAGGGTCAATTGCTCGGAGCGGCGTTTTTCCGCCCTAAGCAGGGCTTGTTCGGTGGTGACATCATGGAAGATGATCACGCGACCGATGAGTTCCCTGTTGTGTTTCGTAAGCGGTATGATCCTGGCTTCATACCATGTAATGCCTTCGTCCTGAGGCAGTTCCAGAATTAGATTGGCGTTGTTCTCGTTCCAGACTTCTCTGAAACGTTCCTGCTGCGGTAGGAGCGAGAAGATATCCATATCGTCCGTGATGATTTCGATGCCCAGCAGTTTTTTTGCAGCCAGATTTGCATCCGTGATGCGATCCTCGGTGCCGACAATGATGATGGCATCGCGGAGTCCGTCCATGACCATGTTCGATGCAAGTGGGAGCAGGCTGGAAACGCCGTATCGAAAGAATCCAAACGCGAGCAGGGGGGCGGAAATTACGAATGATAAGGGGGTGGGGTCAAGCGCGGGCGTGCTGTCTTCGATCAGGAAAAAAATGTTGACGAGCGTTGTGATCAACGCGCCGACGAGAATTACGCCGGTCTTCACGCGGAACGCTTTCTCGCTTTGAAAATAAACGAACGTATAAACCACCAGTCCGATCCCGATCAGGATGTAGGCAATAAAGGCAAAGATCCAGAAACCAGGTTCGAGGTCCAGAAGGAGCGCACCGGGCTGCGAAGCCGGCAGCCGCATCGAGCTCCAGATCAGCGAATGCCAGTCATTGGTTGTTCCCAGTAAAAATGCGATAAAGCCCGGAATCGTCAACAGAAGGACGTGTCCGCGCTTCGACCACCAGGCGCTGATGCCTGTGTACCGCAAAGCAAACCCCAGCCACAGCGGAGGCGAGAGCATCATCCCAAGGTACAGCATTTTTCTGGCGGTGATCTTTACAGACAGCTCGGGATGCAGGATCTCCAGCATGTAAAATCCTGCCCAGATCGACATGCAGAGCATCAGGAAACCCAGCGTGCGCGCGCCGGGTCTTTGCCAATTAAGGAATGCCTGAGCGGCAATGCCGATGGTCAATACGACCATCGACCCAAGACAGATCAGGTAGACCGGCAGGCTGAGTTCCATGGGATGTAGATTTTATTCTTATTCGTCGAAGAACAGTGTCCACCATATTTCCCAGTTTTGCAGCGGGGTTGGTATTGGCGC from Anaerolineales bacterium includes:
- the cyoE gene encoding heme o synthase codes for the protein MTNAAQSKIAHYWALTKPSQSGLLLATGLAGYMSARCPVFNIGTILALAGSLFLAIAGSTVLNMWWDRDIDAKMGRTQKRATSKGLVEENEVLRVGLILSVIGVGWAVAMDALYGLIVFAGLFFDVVVYSMWLKRRTAWSIVWGGISGAMPILAGRALGLGAIDWIGVTLALGILFWIPTHTLTFSMKFAKDYADACVPTFPSTYGLTVTRITIAVSSVLAAAAMVAAGYGIGMAWGFLRLLGVLSAGLLMLAVTVTFNPSERVNFGLFKYASIYMLAAMILVVIEVM
- a CDS encoding SUMF1/EgtB/PvdO family nonheme iron enzyme; amino-acid sequence: MTLILISSCASAPSVAAITPPYIDTGIDPESWALIPAGSFPYGQHDLITDVDYDYEMMVTTVTNEQYARFLNEASAAGAITVGEVEVETGEQVWAEFGAHGFYPGDPYDGYKHEEEIKPGDKLFFPTEADGVRITFDGQTFRAIHEYSNHPVTMMTWFGANAYCEFYGWRLPSEIEWEKAARGTELVDGHGLPFPWGTHIERNNANYYSSFDLFVKMFGKLGNTTPVGFYNGNTYTLPEGSYTTLDSASPYGLYDMAGNVWQWTGDDYPKQHYRHMRGGSFYSYEVDLRVWKFNSAGPQHYSPQVGFRCAR
- the lysA gene encoding diaminopimelate decarboxylase, coding for MDRIDIFPISTKIENDSLTIAGHDLASLADRYLTPLYLYDRSTLDFSTKSYTDALSAHYPASSRITYAGKAFLCKAIAEWTKTHKLIVDCTGEGEIAIAVAGGVPRENILVHGVNKSLDDLKSAIEYAGTIVVDNLTELNRLHVILRSAQSDINIWLRLLPGIAVSTHHAHTQTGQHNSKFGMTRDEIIEAAKYCREHDLPLNGIHFHQGSNFRDPEPLIPAIETALDLIKEIGFTGEWHFCPGGGWGVAYHEDELPNPSIETYVRGIAEAVIEGCQSRGLDLPHLHLEPGRSLIARAGVAIYRVGAVKRRGNKTWLLVDGGMADNPRYAMYGARYSCLPVSGVGRERSEIVSIAGPFCESGDIVIEDLSMPNVKERELIAIPVSGAYHLSMSSNYNGARRPAVLMVEEGNVNLIQRRETAEDLLRRDENL
- a CDS encoding diguanylate cyclase translates to MELSLPVYLICLGSMVVLTIGIAAQAFLNWQRPGARTLGFLMLCMSIWAGFYMLEILHPELSVKITARKMLYLGMMLSPPLWLGFALRYTGISAWWSKRGHVLLLTIPGFIAFLLGTTNDWHSLIWSSMRLPASQPGALLLDLEPGFWIFAFIAYILIGIGLVVYTFVYFQSEKAFRVKTGVILVGALITTLVNIFFLIEDSTPALDPTPLSFVISAPLLAFGFFRYGVSSLLPLASNMVMDGLRDAIIIVGTEDRITDANLAAKKLLGIEIITDDMDIFSLLPQQERFREVWNENNANLILELPQDEGITWYEARIIPLTKHNRELIGRVIIFHDVTTEQALLRAEKRRSEQLTLLEETGRIVANSFDEKEILQRAVDAIIQRFRYPEAAISVLTPDDMLEVAVIAGTEDFGYQPGYRQKLGEGIIGHTAMIQKTYIAENVANDPYYFSNEQHFGAAICTPIWKQEKLFGVLYVESLEPHAFDVLDIKTMETLSSQISESLQRASLHAEAQENLHILSVIQDISKSIASSLDMETVANLVMSGLRDAFGYTHISIYLLETEYLQLVAEVGYPTENTISKIHVSQGVNGKAVRTKTIQFIEDTTKETIFLKSDESITSEICIPLMKENTVLGTLNVEANSSRPLTETDVNLLATIAGPIALAIDNARLHAQIKKLATTDAVTGLANRHVFEQSLASEIERAQRTGGNLSLIIFDIDSFKEYNDTWGHPAGDSRLKAVGEIVQKNLRKYDVAARYGGDEFAVILSNTDSKNAQAFAERLYQAAQAGAPPSPSGTGVPGYTLSMGIATFPQDASNQQQLLVAADNAALRSKHLGKNRIQLAGDLENGPN